The following are encoded together in the Humulus lupulus chromosome 5, drHumLupu1.1, whole genome shotgun sequence genome:
- the LOC133780302 gene encoding MYB-like transcription factor ETC3, producing the protein MYTHNTVVSSLSSLACTKVFISFSYIYIYSQFSSVVLHIYIYIYITGILIIMENSTDRIRRRKQARHPHNNFEPDQEVCSHEWEFINMTEQEEDLIYRMFSLVGNRWDLIAGRVPGRTAQEIERFWIMRHHDMFAERRKNQTK; encoded by the exons atgtacacacACAATACCGTAGTGTCCTCTCTATCATCACTTGCCTGTACTAAAGTTTTTATTTCATTctcttatatatacatatacagtCAGTTCAGTTCAGTTgtactacatatatatatatatatatatattactggTATATTAATAATTATGGAGAACAGCACCGACAGAATTCGCCGCCGTAAGCAAGCCAGACATCCCCATAATAATTTTGAGCCTGATCAAG agGTTTGTAGTCATGAGTGGGAATTTATAAACATGACCGAGCAGGAAGAAGATCTCATTTATAGAATGTTTTCACTCGTCGGAAATAG GTGGGATTTAATAGCTGGCAGGGTTCCAGGCCGAACAGCACAAGAGATAGAGAGGTTTTGGATAATGAGACATCATGATATGTTTGCTGAGAGAAGAAAAAACCAAACAAAATGA